A single region of the Phycisphaerae bacterium RAS1 genome encodes:
- the pyrC gene encoding Dihydroorotase: protein MSKSLLIKNGRLVDPSQAIDETAALLIEDGKVAAIGKQARASADEFLDAGGLIVCPGLIDMHVHLREPGGEENETIESGTAAAAAGGFTAVACMPNTEPALDSDATIEYVLRQAARLGSCRVYPIGAITKGRAGKELAEIGLMLRAGAVAFSDDGVGVADAGTALRAMRYMRMFDALFIEHCEDKSLAGGGCMNAGVVATRLGMPGIPAIAEEMMIQRDLLLARQAGVRYHVAHISTAGAVELVRRAKTEAGMKVTTEVCPHHVLLTDESCSSFDTNFKMNPPLRTQKDVDACIAGVRDGTIDCLVTDHAPHGQHSKEHEFQDAPFGIVGLETALGLFIKAFIDTNVLDWPRLIRAMSTRPAEILRVPGGTLKVGAAADVTLIDPAAEWTVDPGQFKSKCSNTPFGGWRLRGKAAGTVVGGASRGMAR from the coding sequence ATGTCGAAATCACTGCTCATCAAGAACGGCCGACTCGTCGATCCCTCGCAAGCGATCGATGAAACCGCCGCGCTGCTCATCGAGGACGGCAAGGTCGCCGCCATCGGCAAACAGGCCCGCGCCTCCGCTGACGAATTCCTCGACGCCGGCGGCCTCATCGTCTGTCCCGGCCTGATCGACATGCACGTCCACCTGCGCGAGCCGGGCGGCGAGGAAAATGAAACGATCGAATCCGGCACGGCGGCGGCGGCGGCAGGGGGGTTCACTGCGGTCGCGTGCATGCCAAACACCGAGCCGGCGCTCGACAGCGACGCGACGATTGAATACGTCCTGCGGCAGGCGGCCCGGCTTGGCTCATGCCGCGTGTACCCGATCGGGGCGATCACCAAGGGGCGGGCCGGCAAGGAACTGGCCGAGATCGGGCTGATGCTGCGGGCCGGGGCGGTGGCGTTCAGCGACGACGGCGTGGGCGTGGCGGACGCCGGCACGGCGCTGCGGGCGATGCGCTACATGCGCATGTTCGACGCGCTGTTCATCGAACACTGTGAAGACAAATCGCTGGCCGGCGGCGGGTGCATGAACGCCGGCGTGGTCGCCACGCGGCTCGGCATGCCCGGCATTCCCGCCATCGCCGAAGAGATGATGATCCAGCGCGACCTGCTGCTGGCGCGGCAGGCGGGCGTGCGCTATCACGTCGCGCACATCTCGACGGCGGGGGCGGTGGAGCTGGTTCGGCGTGCGAAGACTGAGGCTGGGATGAAAGTCACCACGGAGGTCTGCCCGCACCACGTGCTTCTGACGGACGAATCCTGCAGCAGCTTCGACACCAACTTCAAAATGAACCCGCCGCTGCGGACGCAGAAGGACGTGGATGCCTGCATCGCCGGCGTGCGCGACGGCACAATCGACTGCCTCGTCACCGACCACGCTCCGCACGGACAGCACAGCAAGGAGCACGAGTTTCAGGATGCCCCGTTCGGCATCGTCGGGCTGGAAACCGCTCTGGGGCTGTTCATCAAGGCGTTCATCGACACGAACGTACTCGACTGGCCGCGGCTGATCCGCGCCATGTCCACCCGCCCGGCTGAAATCCTGCGCGTTCCCGGCGGGACGCTGAAAGTTGGCGCGGCGGCGGACGTGACGCTGATCGACCCGGCGGCGGAATGGACGGTCGATCCGGGGCAGTTCAAGTCGAAATGCTCAAATACGCCGTTTGGGGGATGGAGACTGCGCGGCAAGGCGGCGGGGACGGTCGTGGGGGGTGCGTCGCGGGGAATGGCGCGTTAG
- a CDS encoding Matrixin, which translates to MLFSRSSKLAAMSALLSVVSLALTLVSGCPPETPSGDGSSNTNDNSNANSDNSSNDNSDDVPSTALRRDSLPGTPTPRAQNSSARFTRTNLTYFINNVSTKLDRALQEQLIADAFARWSAVTPLNFTRVNTQAGADVVIGFGTGRHCELYAPRSLECPTEPFEATTIGHANFPVGPEIGQLHMNEAFDFTDQRLYFSTMVHEIGHNLGIDHIPPMDAVMFANDNGQSGTLTQADIDAAQRLYGSRDGSVRPQAATDPPASDEAAPRTAPTTDLPDADGDGMDDATERFALGTDPNNDDSDGDGLGDGVEAVAGLDAREGDTDGDGVSDGDEFDGGGNAFLPDFEAAGDVSALLGSYAGSDSLGASIAFEVAADGTVSGTLAVERFGFSEDIKLVGAVRDDGTVELVSNDYFFDYSGTIDGSSGAAEGDFKTDGGSEGTWSAARSTGTDRVRGPGAVQRVDFGSYAPRGARR; encoded by the coding sequence ATGCTGTTTTCGCGATCGAGCAAACTGGCGGCTATGTCCGCGCTCTTGTCCGTCGTCAGCCTTGCGCTCACGCTTGTGTCCGGGTGCCCGCCGGAGACGCCTTCGGGCGACGGGTCGTCCAATACCAACGACAACTCCAACGCCAACTCCGACAATTCATCGAACGACAATTCGGATGATGTTCCGTCGACCGCGTTGCGACGGGACTCTCTGCCGGGCACGCCGACGCCACGCGCGCAGAACTCCAGCGCCCGCTTCACGCGGACAAACCTGACGTACTTCATCAACAACGTCTCGACCAAGCTTGATCGCGCCCTGCAGGAGCAGCTCATCGCGGACGCCTTCGCCCGCTGGTCGGCCGTGACGCCGCTGAACTTCACGCGCGTCAATACGCAGGCCGGGGCGGACGTTGTGATCGGCTTCGGGACGGGGCGGCACTGCGAGCTGTACGCGCCGCGGAGCCTTGAGTGCCCGACCGAGCCGTTTGAAGCGACGACGATCGGCCACGCCAACTTCCCGGTCGGCCCGGAAATAGGGCAGTTGCACATGAACGAGGCGTTCGATTTCACCGACCAGCGGCTCTATTTCAGCACAATGGTGCACGAGATCGGGCACAACCTCGGCATCGATCACATTCCGCCGATGGACGCCGTCATGTTCGCCAATGACAACGGCCAGAGCGGAACGCTGACGCAGGCGGACATTGACGCGGCGCAGCGGTTGTATGGCTCGCGCGATGGGTCGGTCCGGCCGCAGGCCGCGACAGACCCGCCGGCCTCGGACGAGGCCGCTCCGCGGACCGCCCCGACGACGGACCTGCCTGACGCCGACGGCGACGGCATGGACGACGCCACCGAGCGCTTTGCACTGGGCACCGATCCCAACAACGACGACTCCGACGGCGACGGGCTGGGCGATGGCGTGGAAGCAGTCGCGGGGCTGGACGCACGCGAAGGCGACACCGACGGCGACGGCGTGTCGGACGGCGACGAGTTCGACGGCGGCGGAAACGCCTTTCTGCCCGACTTCGAGGCGGCCGGCGACGTGAGCGCACTGCTCGGCTCCTACGCCGGCAGCGACAGCCTGGGCGCCTCGATCGCGTTCGAGGTGGCGGCGGACGGGACGGTATCGGGCACGCTCGCGGTCGAGCGCTTCGGGTTCAGCGAAGATATCAAGCTGGTCGGCGCCGTCCGGGATGACGGCACCGTCGAACTGGTCTCCAATGACTATTTCTTCGACTACTCCGGGACGATTGACGGCAGCAGCGGCGCGGCCGAGGGTGACTTCAAGACGGACGGCGGTTCGGAAGGGACGTGGAGCGCGGCGCGCTCGACGGGAACGGATCGCGTCCGAGGCCCGGGCGCGGTTCAGCGGGTCGACTTCGGCAGCTATGCCCCGCGAGGCGCGCGACGCTGA
- the dnaA_3 gene encoding Chromosomal replication initiator protein DnaA codes for MTQTVTERLCTLCKKVSDQIGVSRYRTWFEETSRFALVGSRLNIAVPNAFVGRWISANYLSILLDAARDLLGPEASVEIDVDASLPTRTGHGLPPPCAAPAAVRGDAAPRHDRAAPRHDQGAAHVLRGDLVNFVVGDCNELAYAAACGVARDPRSAARPLVIYGGCGLGKTHLLHGICNAVNQQHPLLSWRYISGEEFTNQFINAVSGSGGSLDAFRARFRKVDLLVIDDIHFLAGKKATQQEFLHTFNSIEAGGKTVVFSSDLPPREMSMFSEALVDRMIAGIVVRLDAPDFSTRREILARRAASAARDVADDVLDFMARHITRNVRELEGAMSKLLACSGLSREPVSVALARSCLSEYLTATRPPQAADIERLVAARFGVTREEMHSDARDRAVSLSRSVAMLLVRRHTKMSFPEIGRMMGKKNHSTVLMAKRRLESILSSNGAVAWRTASGEHSLPLKELLDELERQIARPSTNAD; via the coding sequence GTGACACAGACGGTGACGGAGAGGCTCTGTACCCTGTGCAAAAAAGTCTCCGATCAGATCGGCGTCAGCCGTTACCGAACCTGGTTCGAGGAAACCAGTCGGTTCGCGCTCGTCGGCAGCCGACTGAACATCGCGGTCCCCAACGCTTTCGTGGGACGCTGGATTTCCGCCAATTACCTTTCGATCCTGCTCGACGCGGCGCGTGACCTGCTCGGTCCCGAAGCCTCGGTCGAGATCGATGTCGACGCCTCGCTCCCCACCCGCACCGGCCATGGCCTGCCGCCGCCCTGCGCGGCGCCCGCCGCCGTCCGCGGAGACGCCGCGCCACGACACGACCGGGCTGCGCCACGCCACGATCAAGGCGCCGCGCACGTGCTTCGCGGGGACCTGGTCAACTTCGTGGTGGGCGACTGCAATGAGCTGGCTTACGCCGCCGCCTGCGGCGTCGCGCGCGATCCGCGATCGGCGGCGCGCCCGCTCGTGATCTATGGCGGGTGCGGCTTGGGCAAGACCCACCTGCTGCATGGGATCTGCAACGCCGTCAACCAGCAGCACCCGCTGCTCTCCTGGCGGTACATCTCCGGCGAAGAGTTCACCAACCAGTTCATCAACGCGGTGAGCGGCAGCGGTGGCTCGCTCGACGCGTTCCGTGCCCGGTTCCGGAAGGTCGATCTGCTGGTGATCGACGACATTCACTTCCTCGCCGGCAAGAAGGCCACGCAGCAGGAATTCCTCCACACCTTTAATTCGATCGAGGCGGGCGGAAAGACAGTCGTCTTTTCCAGCGACCTGCCGCCGCGCGAGATGTCGATGTTCTCCGAGGCGCTGGTCGACCGCATGATCGCCGGCATCGTTGTCCGGCTGGATGCTCCGGATTTTTCCACCCGCCGTGAAATCCTGGCCCGCCGCGCCGCGTCGGCGGCCCGCGACGTGGCGGACGACGTGCTTGACTTCATGGCGCGGCACATCACCCGCAACGTGCGCGAGCTGGAAGGGGCCATGTCCAAGTTGCTGGCCTGTTCGGGGCTCTCGCGTGAGCCGGTGTCAGTCGCCCTGGCGCGTTCGTGTCTGAGCGAGTACCTGACGGCGACGCGTCCGCCGCAGGCGGCGGATATTGAGCGCCTGGTCGCCGCCCGTTTCGGCGTAACTCGTGAGGAGATGCACTCGGACGCCCGCGATCGCGCGGTCAGCCTTTCCCGATCGGTGGCGATGCTGCTCGTCCGTCGCCACACGAAGATGAGCTTTCCCGAGATCGGCCGAATGATGGGTAAGAAGAACCACTCCACGGTGCTGATGGCCAAGCGCCGCTTGGAGTCCATTCTCAGTTCAAATGGCGCGGTTGCCTGGAGGACGGCGTCGGGCGAACACAGCCTGCCCCTGAAGGAGCTGCTCGACGAGCTGGAGCGTCAGATCGCCCGGCCGTCGACGAACGCCGATTGA
- the mshD_2 gene encoding Mycothiol acetyltransferase: MQHAERLRPEEIAIALAHVLADPGSAALAGPKQVAAFREYVAACGLGCEAAVLRRGAALSAVCVVLLLPGRTAVVMLPSLSRGGLEERDQRACVAELLAGLRDRGLYYAQALIEPAAIDQRRIIEAAGFIFLTGLLYLRRGVTYPWVEPPAADAHWLSYSDAQRERFERLVLATYADSRDCPELAGLRPAEDVLAAHRGAGVFDPELWQIAQRDGQDAGVLLMARLPASDAAEVAYTGVPRAFRRRGMGSLMMRRALQLCRERRVQQLTLVVDERNDAARALYARFGMGEYGRRLAYIHRWA; this comes from the coding sequence ATGCAACACGCTGAGCGGCTCAGACCGGAAGAGATCGCGATCGCGCTGGCGCACGTGCTGGCCGACCCGGGAAGCGCCGCGCTGGCCGGTCCGAAGCAGGTCGCCGCGTTCCGCGAGTATGTCGCCGCGTGCGGCCTCGGGTGCGAGGCCGCGGTGCTGCGGCGCGGCGCGGCGCTTTCGGCCGTCTGCGTCGTGCTGCTGTTGCCGGGGCGGACGGCGGTGGTGATGCTGCCGTCGCTGTCGCGCGGCGGCCTGGAGGAGCGCGACCAGCGCGCGTGCGTGGCGGAGCTGCTGGCGGGCCTGCGTGACCGTGGGTTGTATTACGCCCAGGCGCTGATCGAGCCGGCGGCGATTGACCAGCGACGGATCATCGAGGCCGCGGGGTTTATTTTTCTTACGGGTCTGCTCTACCTGCGAAGGGGCGTCACGTATCCGTGGGTGGAGCCGCCGGCGGCGGATGCACACTGGCTTTCCTACAGCGACGCGCAGCGCGAGCGTTTTGAGCGACTGGTGCTGGCCACGTACGCCGACAGCCGCGACTGCCCCGAGCTGGCCGGCCTGCGACCGGCGGAGGATGTTCTCGCGGCGCACCGCGGCGCCGGCGTGTTTGACCCGGAGCTGTGGCAGATCGCGCAGCGCGACGGGCAGGACGCCGGTGTTCTACTAATGGCCCGGCTGCCGGCGTCGGACGCGGCGGAAGTTGCGTACACGGGTGTGCCGCGCGCGTTTCGGCGGCGCGGGATGGGATCGCTGATGATGCGCCGCGCGCTGCAGCTTTGCCGCGAGCGGCGTGTGCAGCAGCTAACGCTCGTGGTGGATGAGCGTAACGACGCGGCCCGCGCGCTCTACGCGCGCTTCGGGATGGGCGAGTACGGTCGGCGGCTGGCGTACATCCATCGCTGGGCCTGA
- the pknD_1 gene encoding Serine/threonine-protein kinase PknD — MNARACGWSLVLAAAAMGVPACDRSDGKPSPPLRSFGRTGAGAGEFGYPRAGAFFDRELYVVDKTGRIQVFSPGGETLRSWRMPDTSAGKPTGLCVGPDGRVFVADTHYARVMVYDREGRWLHAFGSFGTGPGQFRLPTDVAVDAAGFIYVSEYGGNDRISKFSPAFEFAASFSGAGEGGAAAGRPDAAASPSDPAASTPDAAASTPGAAASTPGAAANTPGAAANTPGAALPFDRPQSLLIDADGTLWVADACNHRICHLDADGASLRTFGSVGGALGELRFPYSIDRLSDGSLIVCEYGNNRVQRFSTDGRSLGAWGVAGRKPGELAYPWAAVVGGDDLIYVIDSGNNRVQVIDGRSAGTWR, encoded by the coding sequence ATGAACGCCCGCGCCTGCGGCTGGTCGCTCGTCCTGGCTGCCGCCGCGATGGGCGTGCCGGCGTGCGACCGCTCGGATGGCAAGCCGTCGCCGCCGCTGCGCAGCTTCGGGCGCACCGGGGCGGGCGCCGGTGAATTCGGTTACCCGCGGGCGGGGGCGTTCTTCGACCGCGAGCTCTACGTCGTCGACAAGACCGGACGCATCCAGGTTTTCTCGCCCGGCGGCGAGACGCTGCGATCCTGGCGCATGCCGGATACCAGCGCGGGGAAGCCGACCGGATTGTGCGTCGGGCCGGATGGCCGTGTGTTCGTGGCCGACACGCATTACGCGCGCGTGATGGTCTATGACCGCGAGGGCCGATGGCTGCACGCGTTCGGGAGCTTTGGGACGGGGCCGGGACAGTTTCGCCTGCCGACGGATGTCGCGGTGGATGCGGCGGGGTTTATCTACGTCTCGGAGTACGGCGGCAACGACCGCATCAGCAAGTTTTCGCCGGCGTTTGAATTTGCGGCGAGCTTCAGCGGGGCGGGTGAGGGCGGCGCAGCGGCGGGCAGGCCTGACGCCGCGGCGAGCCCGTCCGACCCCGCGGCGAGCACGCCCGACGCCGCGGCGAGTACGCCTGGCGCAGCGGCGAGTACGCCCGGCGCAGCGGCGAATACGCCCGGCGCAGCGGCGAATACGCCCGGCGCAGCGCTGCCCTTCGACCGCCCGCAGTCGCTGCTCATCGATGCGGATGGAACGCTATGGGTCGCGGACGCCTGCAATCATCGCATCTGCCATCTGGACGCCGACGGCGCTTCGCTCCGCACGTTCGGCTCGGTCGGCGGCGCCCTCGGCGAGCTGCGTTTTCCCTACAGCATCGACCGGCTGAGCGACGGCTCGTTGATCGTGTGCGAATACGGCAATAACCGCGTGCAGCGCTTCTCGACCGACGGCCGCTCGCTGGGCGCCTGGGGCGTCGCCGGTCGCAAGCCGGGGGAGCTTGCGTACCCGTGGGCGGCGGTGGTCGGCGGCGACGATCTGATTTACGTCATTGACTCGGGCAACAACCGCGTGCAGGTGATCGACGGCCGAAGCGCGGGGACGTGGCGGTAG
- the ubiE_6 gene encoding UbiE/COQ5 methyltransferase: MVQPDSTPAGWDAQTLHQPHARADKAARVQAMFDAIAPTYERVNAVATFGRDAAWRRRAVAAVRPAAGEVLLDVCCGTGDMIRSFALAQPALHGAIGVDFAANMLAAGRYDGCAARVQLIRGDGLRLPVRDAAVDLVSCAFGVRNFQNTRGGVFEMARVLRPGGRVVILEFATPENRLLRWGYRLYCETVLPRLGGLIARDRVGAYKYLPRSIETFETPLTLMQHLRDAGLAEVSCVRMNFGGVALYRGVRPA; this comes from the coding sequence ATGGTTCAGCCCGATTCGACGCCGGCCGGGTGGGACGCCCAGACGCTGCACCAGCCGCACGCGCGGGCCGACAAAGCCGCCCGCGTGCAGGCCATGTTCGACGCCATCGCGCCGACCTATGAGCGCGTGAACGCGGTGGCGACGTTTGGGCGCGATGCGGCCTGGCGCCGCAGGGCGGTCGCCGCGGTGCGGCCGGCGGCCGGCGAGGTGTTGCTCGACGTGTGCTGCGGAACCGGCGACATGATCCGCAGCTTTGCCCTGGCTCAGCCGGCCCTGCACGGCGCCATCGGAGTCGATTTCGCCGCCAATATGCTGGCGGCGGGCCGGTATGACGGCTGCGCGGCGCGCGTGCAACTGATTCGCGGCGACGGCCTGCGGCTGCCGGTGCGCGACGCGGCCGTGGACCTTGTGAGCTGTGCCTTCGGCGTTCGGAATTTTCAGAATACGCGCGGCGGCGTGTTCGAGATGGCGCGCGTGCTGCGGCCCGGCGGGCGGGTGGTCATTCTCGAATTCGCGACGCCGGAGAATCGCCTGCTGCGCTGGGGCTACCGCCTGTACTGTGAGACGGTGTTGCCGAGGTTGGGCGGGCTGATCGCCCGCGATCGCGTGGGGGCGTACAAGTATCTGCCGCGGTCGATCGAGACGTTCGAAACGCCCTTGACGCTGATGCAGCACCTGCGCGACGCAGGGCTGGCGGAGGTTTCGTGCGTGCGGATGAATTTCGGCGGGGTGGCGCTGTACCGCGGCGTGCGACCGGCCTGA
- a CDS encoding Transposase DDE domain protein, translated as MLIAGMDAVMNDPVSESTGRCALAEPPRLRRPNREQSLLLPCCLEDLLPADHAARAVWSVVERLDLSAFSAPLKARGDEPGRPATDPQLLTALWLYATIEGIGSGREIERRCGCQDAFRWLCGGVPVNYHTLNDFRVGHGAALDELFSQVLAVLMHKRIVSVRRIAQDGTKVRADAGRHTFRREATLQRQLTEARAHVAAVKAQSDNPAADARRRAAQERAARERVERIEAALAELPKIGADQQQSKRPDVRAKEPRASTIDPQARVMKMPDGGYRPAYNVQLATDVESRAIVGVDVTQARSDHQQAAPLRAQVERRSGAKVVEHLLDGGYVQLAEIERAEAAGTRIYAPPQKTGNDTAGFAPKRSDGPGVAAWRVRMGTPAGQTIYKQRASTAEPVNADLKRYRGLAQCVVRGLAKVRCQALWAALAYNVMHFAAQLVT; from the coding sequence ATGCTGATTGCCGGAATGGATGCCGTGATGAACGACCCAGTATCGGAATCGACGGGGCGGTGTGCGTTGGCGGAGCCGCCGCGGCTTCGGCGGCCGAATCGCGAGCAGTCGTTGCTGCTGCCGTGCTGTCTGGAGGATCTGCTGCCGGCGGATCACGCGGCGCGGGCGGTTTGGTCGGTCGTGGAGCGGCTCGATCTTTCGGCGTTCAGCGCCCCGCTCAAGGCGCGCGGCGACGAGCCGGGCCGGCCGGCGACGGATCCGCAGTTGCTGACGGCGTTGTGGCTGTACGCGACGATCGAGGGGATTGGCAGTGGGCGCGAGATCGAGCGACGCTGCGGCTGCCAGGACGCTTTTCGCTGGCTGTGCGGCGGCGTGCCGGTGAACTATCACACGTTGAATGACTTCCGCGTCGGTCACGGGGCGGCGCTGGACGAACTGTTTTCGCAGGTGTTGGCGGTGCTGATGCACAAGCGGATCGTGAGCGTGCGTCGGATTGCGCAGGACGGAACCAAGGTGCGGGCCGACGCCGGGCGGCACACCTTCCGCCGCGAGGCGACGCTGCAGCGTCAACTGACGGAAGCCCGCGCCCATGTGGCGGCGGTCAAGGCCCAGTCGGACAACCCTGCCGCGGATGCGCGACGGCGTGCCGCGCAGGAGCGTGCGGCCCGGGAGCGGGTCGAGCGAATCGAAGCGGCGTTGGCCGAGTTGCCGAAGATTGGCGCAGACCAGCAGCAGTCCAAGCGGCCGGACGTGCGTGCCAAAGAGCCGCGGGCCTCGACGATCGACCCGCAAGCGCGCGTCATGAAGATGCCCGACGGCGGCTACCGTCCGGCGTATAACGTACAACTGGCAACCGACGTGGAGAGCCGCGCGATTGTGGGGGTGGACGTCACCCAGGCCCGCAGCGACCACCAGCAAGCAGCGCCGCTGCGCGCCCAGGTGGAGCGGCGCAGCGGCGCGAAGGTGGTAGAGCACCTGCTCGACGGCGGCTACGTGCAGTTGGCCGAGATCGAGCGCGCCGAAGCGGCGGGCACGCGCATCTATGCGCCGCCGCAGAAGACCGGGAACGACACCGCGGGCTTTGCGCCCAAACGCTCTGACGGTCCGGGCGTGGCGGCCTGGCGCGTGCGCATGGGAACGCCGGCGGGCCAGACGATCTATAAGCAGCGAGCCTCGACCGCCGAGCCGGTCAACGCCGACTTGAAACGGTATCGCGGACTGGCGCAATGCGTCGTGCGCGGGCTGGCCAAAGTACGCTGCCAGGCCCTTTGGGCCGCCCTCGCCTACAACGTGATGCACTTCGCCGCGCAGCTCGTCACCTGA
- the pepD gene encoding Cytosol non-specific dipeptidase: protein MAINIESLEPRGVWGFFAGMTAVPRPSKHEERIRAHVRQVAEKLGFKSREDVVGNIVIDVSASPGCEKAAVTVLQGHLDMVCEKNSDTAFDFDRDPIRTVIDKDARSGEPIVRADGTTLGADNGIGVSLALAAATDPNVRHGPLEILCTIDEEAGMTGAKALQPGFLKGRRLINLDSEEDDAIYIGCAGGIDASVIFDLKTGAAPAGGELLRVSVGGLRGGHSGCDIHLNRGNAIKLLAQTLTTAGVEKLQLAKITGGSKRNAIPREASALLAAPAGSTAALKKAAEAAQKEIIAVFGEEGGRVTVEPASAADAAGALSIDDTRRVLTALAALPSGVLAVVPEIPGLIQTSTAVTVVEWSGSAGGMRIVIGCLSRGSHVAQLQGVVRQIEAVARLAGAQAETGNSYPGWQPNVNSPTLAVCRRVYERLFNEKPRVTAIHAGLECGIIDEQIRGMDMVSFGPHIEGPHSPDERVYINSVAKTYRMLSSVLDELSRA, encoded by the coding sequence ATGGCGATAAATATCGAATCGCTCGAGCCTCGCGGCGTGTGGGGGTTCTTTGCGGGAATGACGGCCGTTCCCCGGCCCAGCAAGCATGAGGAGCGCATCCGCGCCCACGTCCGGCAAGTCGCCGAGAAGCTCGGCTTCAAGTCGCGCGAAGACGTTGTCGGCAATATCGTGATTGACGTGTCCGCTTCGCCGGGCTGCGAAAAGGCGGCGGTGACGGTGCTTCAGGGCCATCTAGACATGGTGTGCGAGAAGAACTCCGACACCGCGTTCGACTTCGACCGCGACCCGATCCGCACCGTCATCGACAAGGACGCCCGCAGCGGCGAGCCGATTGTGCGCGCCGACGGCACCACGCTGGGGGCCGACAACGGCATCGGGGTGTCGCTGGCGCTCGCCGCCGCGACCGATCCGAACGTTCGCCACGGCCCGCTCGAGATTCTCTGCACGATTGACGAAGAAGCGGGCATGACCGGGGCCAAGGCGCTTCAGCCGGGCTTCCTGAAGGGCCGCCGGCTGATCAACCTCGACTCGGAAGAGGACGACGCGATCTACATCGGCTGCGCCGGCGGGATCGACGCCAGCGTCATCTTCGACCTGAAGACCGGTGCGGCGCCGGCCGGCGGCGAGCTGCTGCGGGTCAGCGTCGGCGGCCTGCGCGGCGGGCACTCCGGCTGCGACATTCACCTGAACCGCGGCAACGCGATCAAGCTGCTGGCGCAGACGCTGACGACGGCCGGAGTCGAGAAGCTGCAACTCGCCAAGATCACCGGCGGGAGCAAGCGGAACGCCATTCCGCGCGAGGCGTCGGCGCTTCTCGCCGCGCCGGCCGGCTCGACGGCGGCGCTGAAGAAGGCGGCGGAAGCGGCTCAGAAGGAGATCATTGCGGTGTTCGGCGAAGAAGGCGGGCGCGTCACGGTCGAACCCGCCAGCGCGGCGGACGCCGCCGGCGCCCTGTCGATCGACGACACGCGCCGCGTCCTGACGGCCCTCGCGGCGCTGCCCAGCGGCGTGCTGGCTGTCGTTCCCGAAATTCCCGGCCTCATCCAGACTTCGACCGCCGTCACCGTCGTCGAATGGAGCGGCTCGGCCGGCGGAATGCGAATCGTCATCGGCTGCCTGTCGCGCGGATCGCACGTGGCACAACTCCAAGGCGTCGTGCGGCAGATCGAAGCGGTCGCCCGGCTGGCCGGCGCGCAGGCGGAAACCGGGAACTCCTATCCCGGCTGGCAGCCGAACGTGAATTCGCCCACGCTGGCGGTTTGCCGCCGCGTGTATGAGCGGCTGTTCAACGAGAAGCCGCGCGTCACGGCGATTCACGCCGGCCTCGAGTGCGGCATCATCGATGAGCAGATTCGCGGCATGGACATGGTTTCGTTCGGCCCGCACATCGAGGGGCCGCACAGCCCGGACGAGCGGGTCTACATCAACTCGGTCGCCAAGACGTACCGAATGCTATCGTCGGTGTTGGACGAGCTCTCGCGCGCTTGA
- the tsf gene encoding Elongation factor Ts, translating to MDITAAMVNELRNKTGLPMMQCKKALVEAGGNMDKATDILRKGGAAVGQKLAGRETSQGRVACYVDGGKAGIIVLRCETAPVANTVDFQKLANLLAKQAANLDNATPESLMASKMADNPSRSVQDEWNEAMNRIRENMQLAKAARLTGVVGSYLHHNGQVGVIVQMSGECPDEVRTDVCMHAAAMRPMCTTREEVDPALVAKEREIAAELVKGKPPQIVDKIVSGKLDKWYSEIVLVEQLFVKDDKQTVGQYVASRAKGVTVSRFHRFDVGGA from the coding sequence ATGGACATTACCGCGGCGATGGTGAACGAGCTCCGCAACAAGACCGGCCTGCCGATGATGCAGTGCAAAAAAGCCCTGGTCGAAGCGGGCGGGAACATGGACAAGGCGACGGACATCCTCCGCAAGGGCGGAGCGGCGGTGGGACAGAAACTGGCCGGACGTGAAACATCCCAGGGTCGCGTGGCCTGTTATGTCGACGGCGGCAAGGCAGGCATCATCGTCCTGCGCTGCGAGACCGCCCCGGTTGCGAACACCGTAGATTTCCAGAAGCTTGCCAACCTGCTCGCGAAGCAGGCGGCGAATCTCGACAACGCCACGCCGGAGTCGCTGATGGCCTCCAAAATGGCGGACAACCCATCGCGCAGCGTCCAGGATGAGTGGAACGAAGCGATGAACCGCATTCGCGAGAACATGCAGCTCGCCAAGGCGGCCCGGCTTACCGGCGTGGTCGGCTCCTACCTGCATCACAACGGCCAGGTCGGCGTCATCGTGCAGATGAGCGGCGAATGCCCCGACGAGGTCCGCACCGACGTCTGCATGCACGCCGCCGCCATGCGGCCGATGTGCACCACGCGCGAGGAGGTCGACCCGGCGCTGGTCGCCAAGGAGCGTGAAATCGCGGCGGAGCTGGTCAAAGGCAAGCCGCCGCAGATCGTGGACAAGATTGTCTCCGGCAAGCTGGACAAGTGGTACTCGGAGATCGTGCTGGTCGAGCAGTTGTTCGTAAAGGACGACAAGCAGACGGTCGGTCAGTACGTGGCGAGCCGGGCCAAGGGCGTCACGGTCAGCCGGTTTCATCGGTTTGACGTTGGCGGCGCCTGA